A DNA window from Castanea sativa cultivar Marrone di Chiusa Pesio chromosome 7, ASM4071231v1 contains the following coding sequences:
- the LOC142643990 gene encoding putative UPF0481 protein At3g02645 — MAQPNSNRHSNCSSESEEPLISPYSNRYRPHIPSPSQFVITIHDSFQIDVPVCVFNVPDSLKDSNPKAYSPQVVGLGLLHVHHQQSKLALMQTHKIDVAKNIHKGFGKIGFLDLIDNLIELIPSVRACYPIHSPGKEDEVACILAIDGLFLFELLLYYGIGKDALAKSDILRGLVDTAGARLGQDEILRDTMMLENQIPFIVLKNILLIECSEPNSTNVASKKKNKSTNVASKKKNKSLIIDSSEPNSSHAASKKKDKSPIIECSEPNASNVASKKKKNWSRSFVEKHLPLMLCGYCKALSPLQLDYAQRAVTNIWGNVAGIVSALDIPNEIKPPIELPKGLVELPWSELDLSSIRYIVHVEKEIMIPTASKLSNVGVKFLTDHITAIGFDPDTITFKLPKIKLDVNSEVIIRNLVAYELLSKSESESLVFTRYFELMNGIIQTTKDVKVLRDHGILQSESMEDEEVVEIFSGTSKPLRLANAEDIDNAIVEVNKYYNGFRRVKARKFVKKCVFTLWNGRTLFAAILLLSLTALQAFCSVYGCYRLFNKTN; from the exons ATGGCCCAACCAAACTCTAATCGACACTCAAATTGCAGTTCAGAAAGTGAAGAACCACTCATAAGTCCATACTCTAACCGATACCGACCCCATATACCATCCCCAAGTCAATTTGTCATTACCATCCATGATAGCTTCCAGATTGATGTTCCTGTTTGTGTCTTCAACGTTCCGGACTCTCTCAAGGATTCCAACCCAAAAGCTTACAGTCCACAAGTAGTAGGACTAGGGCTACTTCATGTTCATCATCAACAATCGAAACTTGCATTAATGCAGACGCACAAGATTGATGTAGCAAAAAATATTCATAAGGGGTTTGGAAAGATTGGCTTTTTAGATCTCATAGATAATCTCATAGAGCTAATTCCATCCGTACGTGCTTGTTACCCGATTCACTCGCCAGGTAAAGAAGATGAGGTGGCATGTATATTGGCtattgatggtttgtttctGTTTGAGTTGCTATTATACTATGGTATTGGCAAAGATGCTCTAGCCAAGTCAGATATTTTGCGTGGCTTAGTTGACACTGCAGGAGCGAGATTGGGCCAAGATGAGATACTCAGAGATACAATGATGCTTGAAAACCAAATTCCATTTATTGTGCTGAAAAATATCTTGCTCATCGAATGCTCGGAGCCAAACTCAACCAATGTTGCATCCAAGAAGAAAAACAAGTCAACCAATGTTGCATCCAAGAAGAAAAACAAGTCCCTTATCATTGACAGCTCAGAGCCAAACTCAAGCCATGCTGcatcaaagaagaaagacaaGTCACCTATCATTGAATGCTCAGAGCCAAACGCAAGCAATGTtgcatcaaagaagaagaaaaattggtCAAGGTCTTTCGTTGAGAAACATCTTCCTCTAATGTTGTGTGGTTATTGTAAAGCACTCTCTCCACTCCAA CTTGATTATGCTCAAAGAGCCGTCACAAATATTTGGGGTAATGTTGCAGGTATTGTATCGGCTCTAGATATCCCAAATGAAATAAAACCACCAATTGAGCTACCAAAAGGTTTAGTTGAGCTACCATGGTCAGAACTTGATCTATCCTCTATTAGATATATAGTTCATGTTGAAAAGGAAATCATGATTCCAACAGCATCAAAACTTAGTAATGTTGGAGTGAAATTCCTCACAGACCACATCACAGCCATTGGGTTTGACCCTGACACAATCACATTTAAGCTCcctaaaattaaattagatgttAACTCGGAGGTTATAATTAGAAACCTGGTGGCATATGAATTATTGTCCAAATCTGAGTCTGAGTCTCTGGTGTTTACACGGTATTTTGAATTGATGAATGGGATTATTCAGACCACAAAAGATGTGAAGGTACTGAGAGATCATGGGATTCTACAAAGTGAGTCCATGGAAGATGAGGAGGTTGTGGAAATCTTTAGTGGGACGAGCAAGCCTTTACGGTTAGCAAATGCAGAAGATATAGACAACGCCATAGTAGAAGTTAACAAGTACTATAATGGTTTTCGAAGGGTTAAGGCTCGCAAATTCGTCAAGAAGTGTGTATTTACTTTATGGAACGGTCGCACGCTTTTTGCTGCAATCTTGCTCTTGTCCCTGACGGCTCTCCAGGCGTTTTGCTCTGTTTATGGCTGCTATCGCCTATTCAACAAGACCAATTAA